A stretch of Besnoitia besnoiti strain Bb-Ger1 chromosome V, whole genome shotgun sequence DNA encodes these proteins:
- a CDS encoding hypothetical protein (encoded by transcript BESB_060730) gives MMTANGGQPSPPVASPPSADPSARRQSPSSSPLAASPSSSSCPSCFGFSSCTSSASSSLPPFPVSWPHGTPFSFPPPSAAASPAPGLPGSNRLFAAASSPSSAGAPRASFSSCASSAASSAGSPASHLIYFPPPLVCPPSVAPFARGDTPPGPLGPAGLAEPQAEGCGSADRSRGRPRDVGDEARRSADASQAREDGEHVDARRVERERKDETETGGDGAQLQEGSGSSPHSVRKPRDCEAAAAPWGSSASSHPADPQDRIRCVPLNEVFPTPQEQASYASTIADVYARQLDMWYWYARQLSMQLDLVRLSSATHASNLLAGFAADGSDVLLNPAGGVLGDGFAAPLGASLLSVGAGPLVPPTETPASPPSPIDASTSSRMGGVGAVFRLCGLEFRFGRNPGAQGAGPNPLGFTPPDAVPGEAGTAEGARGSAQASAATSRQASSPGGAQAASSLDGRAGEAEGEEEAEAAAAVNNAWDQYNIGVFVKLLLLLFLFDAGREVYIVTLLSLLLHVNGFFDPLIMWMRRNSHTQPLEVTLARLRHRQERRPLRALQRRQRELRTATDFRQRERGGGPSAEEAQNPESQQSPTSAASSSFSVGEANEGGAGIRRRVPSPETGMDEGRSAGRQEAQGGEGGRQAQESPRQREALRPTYFQRVIYQGIVMFFFTFLPWWNPDPVFLEPEEEDEEESEWPGGRPEDGGQDDFGERVHGE, from the exons ATGATGACAGCAAACGGCGGTCAGCCCTCACCTCCAGtggcttcgcctccctctgcggaTCCGAGCGCACGTCGCCAGTCGCCGTCatcctctcctctcgcggcctctccctcgtcttcttcttgtcCGTCTTGCTTCGGATTCTCGTCCTGcacctcctctgcgtcgtcgtcgcttcctccctTCCCTGTGTCGTGGCCTCACGGGACTCCATTTTCTTTCCCCCctccgtctgctgctgcgtcgcccgctccGGGGCTGCCCGGCAGCAACCGGCtcttcgcggctgcctcctcgccgagCTCTGCAGGGGCGCCTCGggcgtccttctcctcttgcgcctcctccgcagcctcctccgcaggctcGCCCGCATCGCATCTGATCTACTTCCCGCCTCCACTCGTCTGCCCACCGTCCGTCGCGCCTTTCGCACGTGGCGACACGCCGCCCGGACCCCTGGGtcccgccggcctcgcagagccgcaggcggagggctgcggctctgcagatcggagccgcggacgcccaAGAGACGTCGGCGATGAGGCGCGACGGTCTGCggacgcctcgcaggcgcgggaaGATGGCGAGCATgtcgacgcgcggcgcgtcgaaCGGGAGCGGAAGGACGAGACGGAAACAGGGGGAGACGGAGCCCAGCTCCAGGAGGGCTCAGGGAGCAGTCCGCACAGCGTGCGGAAGCCCAGGGATtgcgaggcggccgctgcgccgtggGGGtcgtccgcttcttcgcaCCCCGCAGATCCCCAGGACCGCATTCGCTGTGTGCCTTTGAATGAGGTGTTTCCTACTCCGCAGGAGCAGGCCTCGTACGCGTCGACGATAGCCGACGTGTACGCGAGGCAGCTCGATATGTGGTACTGGTACGCGCGCCAGCTGTCGATGCAGCTCGATCTGgtgcgcctctcctccgcaaCGCACGCAAGCAATCTGCTTGCGGGCTTCGCGGCTGACGGCAGCGACGTGCTGCTGAATCCGGCCGGTGGGGTCCTCGGCGACGgcttcgcagcgccgctgggGGCGTCGCTTCTAAGCGTCGGAGCAGGGCCTCTCGTGCCGCCTAccgagacgcccgcgagcccTCCCAGCCCGATCGACGCCAGCACAAGCAGTCGCAtgggcggcgtcggcgccgtctTCCGTCTCTGTGGGCTTGAGTTCCGCTTCGGGCGCAACCCCGGTGCCCAAGGAGCCGGGCCCAACCCCTTGGGGTTCACTCCACCGGACGCCGTCCCCGGAGAGGCCGGcaccgcggaaggcgctcgTGGTAGCGCCCAGGCTTCAGCCGCCACCAGTCGACAG GCGTCCAGCCCTGGAGGGGCTCAGGCAGCGAGCTCGTTAgacgggcgcgcaggcgaggccgagggagaagaagaagcggaggcagcggccgccgtgAACAATGCCTGGGATCAGTACAACATTGGTGTGTTTGTGAAGCtactcctcctcctctttcttttcGACGCGGGCAGAGAAGTCTACATCGTCACGCTGCTTTCGCTTCTCCTGCATGTGAACGGCTTCTTCGACCCTCTCATCATGTGGATGCGGCGAAACAGCCACACACAGCCCCTCGAAGTG acgctggcgcgcctgcgtcatCGGCAAGAACGCCGacctcttcgcgcgcttcaacggcggcagcgggagcTGCGAACGGCTACGGACTTCCGTCAACGCGAAA GAGGTGGCGGGCcgtctgcggaggaggcgcagaaccCTGAGTCGCAGCAGTCTCCTACTTCGGCCGCATCTTCGTCTTTTTCCGTGGGAGAAGCCAACGAGGGAGGTGCGGGGATTCGGCGGCGTGTGCCGTCGCCGGAGACGGGGATGGACGAGGGGCGAAGCGCGGgcaggcaggaggcgcagggcggcgaaggTGGGCGGCAAGCCCAAGAGAGCCCTAGGCAGCGAGAAGCTCTTCGGCCGACGTATTTCCAACGTGTGATCTACCAGGGCATTGTCATGTTTTTCTTCACTTTCCTGCCGTGGTGGAACCCCGACCCCGTGTTCCTCGagccagaggaggaggacgaagaagaatcCGAGTGGCCTGGAGGGCGGCCGGAAGACGGTGGCCAAGATGATTTTGGAGAAAGAGTGCATGGCGAGTGA
- a CDS encoding hypothetical protein (encoded by transcript BESB_060740) — MPHSVAVFAALSGLGASATHASSAGDVADLFQGGWSTTTLPSLPTFVVAVGKTASGAFHHGLTFLSQTTGGMRSAAAAAPSSFSSLFCTGAVPIYSGGSSVTSAGAGGTGVGSHAIASKFLGLSSNHAEDGAGAAVSAMGSPDPFGLFCTVKTASSTGVGGASTKAVFAKTAGGKVTHFFASNGQRASTHSQAAHSSTSTVGDLSTGAAAGAAGLLPGPGSGAAATQQLPVASGGVSTDAPAANFLQLFQADHTGPAAGGAAVAASKTTLFTHSSAHTKQTILTKAAAHGGKKAFGKHTSLFGKKKKGGFGKSSASEKRVAKAAAKRQRQEEAAARKEQKHIQAQQRKAEKQQRKEQEAARKRERQIEKENEKSREREQRRLEKQEKARYREDKERLREEQRRYRKLRKEEETLEKEREKYGEREGRARVETGYRSGVYRRPSYEHPSSSYGQRGYGAPYHRSYSPVDYRGTYDRGYNSGRYTSPYQRGYGASGYGAAYDRPSGYSVPSYGSGYAPGGGARSYAAGPSYGAPPHGVTSIAPGTPAVTAHGGYGMTGTAPPGVVAHAPAGAEPGGTVQYVYSKPGEVASGTKSVRVIQDIAETKNGITTHHVTETVSTSKANVPSHLVPPVAVGGPVEGPDYIGGDDYNDGGDVSPIEEAEEFSNIREIQLQVTTLLFGLWRQRGDTNEDDVRGRRKKQGKDPTSWSSKKLQRRRERRARFKCLRELRVCPSEIVIKEERWSVPILETFNGGNSDRRGAKVSFHRQTEPLRTTPGINSDESQVWETSEEGSCVVDDGNLMLLMGRSDADTQKAFSIEYGWEVLSTAWREDNAELSGYDGEEDSSGAEGMEIEKRNGPLSSGEGDGRERQPKWGSNRAYQEDCQSSVERQDQHAGRNEGGETNHNRKSWPPRTMKHFRDDRASLSFCCRRVQLSLLPLRQLMYHDFLA; from the coding sequence ATGCCGCACAGTGTAGCTGTCTTCGCTGCTCTTTCAGGCCTGGGGGCATCGGCCACCCACGCATCTTCAGCGGGCGATGTAGCAGACCTTTTCCAGGGTGGCTGGTCCACAACGACGCTGCCTTCCTTGCCGACCTTTGTTGTAGCTGTGGGTAAAACTGCCAGTGGAGCATTCCACCATGGGCTGACGTTTCTGAGCCAAACCACAGGTGGGATGAggagcgcagctgcagctgcccctTCGTCTTTTTCGTCCCTCTTTTGTACAGGGGCTGTTCCCATTTATTCTGGGGGGTCGTCTGTGACCTcagctggcgcaggcggcacGGGTGTTGGAAGCCACGCGATCGCTTCTAAATTTCTTGGTTTGTCATCTAATCATGCTGAGGACGGCGCTGGTGCCGCGGTGTCTGCAATGGGTTCTCCAGACCCGTTCGGGCTATTCTGCACGGTAAAAACGGCATCTTCAACAGGCGTAGGAGGTGCATCAACAAAAGCGGTATTTGCCAAAACAGCAGGTGGGAAGGTAACTCACTTTTTCGCATCCAACGGGCAGAGGGCCAGCACCCACTCTCAAGCCGCACACTCCAGCACATCCACGGTAGGAGATCTCTCTACAGGAgcggctgctggagctgCAGGACTTTTACCTGGCCCGGGCAGCGGTGCTGCTGCCACGCAGCAGCTTCCAGTCGCTTCTGGAGGGGTCTCAACAGACGCCCCGGCCGCGAACTTCCTGCAGCTTTTTCAAGCAGACCACACGGGGCCTgcagcgggaggcgctgctgtggCTGCATCAAAAACCACGTTATTTACCCATTCCTCGGCTCACACAAAGCAAACCATTCTGACaaaagccgcggcgcacgggGGGAAGAAAGCGTTCGGCAAGCATACTTCCCTTTTcgggaaaaagaagaaaggagGCTTTGGCAAGTCCAgtgcgagcgagaagcgcgtaGCGAAAGCTGCAGCCAAGAGGCAAAGACaagaagaggccgcagctAGGAAGGAGCAGAAGCACATTCAGGCGCAACAGCGGAAAGCTGAGAAGCAACAACGAAAAGAGCAAGAGGCTGCTAGGAAACGGGAACGACAGATTGAGAAGGAGAATGAAAAgtcacgcgagagagagcaacGGCGCCTGGAGAAACAGGAGAAAGCGAGGTACCGTGAAGACAAAGAGCGACTACGGGAAGAGCAGCGTCGCTACCGGAAGctgaggaaagaagaagaaacatTAGAGAAGGAAAGGGAGAAGTACGGCGAAAGAGAAGGGCGAGCCCGGGTGGAAACTGGGTACCGTTCCGGTGTGTATCGCCGCCCTTCTTATGAGCATCCTTCATCCTCTTATGGCCAGCGCGGATACGGAGCTCCCTACCACCGCAGCTATAGCCCGGTTGACTACCGCGGGACGTACGACCGAGGATACAACTCAGGCAGGTATACCTCTCCTTACCAACGTGGTTACGGAGCAAGTGGCTACGGTGCTGCATATGATCGACCGAGCGGCTATTCTGTTCCATCCTATGGAAGTGGTTAtgcgccaggcggcggcgcacgatCTTACGCTGCGGGTCCGTCTTATGGGGCTCCTCCGCATGGTGTGACCTCCATCGCTCCTGGAACTCCCGCTGTCACAGCTCACGGCGGCTACGGTATGACAGGCACAGCCCCTCCTGGCGTAGTAGCCCACGCTCCCGCAGGAGCTGAACCAGGAGGAACAGTGCAGTACGTCTATTCAAAACCAGGCGAAGTTGCTAGCGGCACGAAGTCTGTCCGCGTGATCCAAGATATAGCGGAGACGAAAAACGGGATCACCACCCACCATGTCACAGAAACCGTTTCCACGTCGAAGGCGAATGTACCCTCTCACCTTGTGCCCCCTGTGGCAGTGGGGGGACCTGTGGAAGGGCCGGACTACATCGGAGGGGATGACTATAACGATGGCGGTGACGTGAGCCCAATTGAGGAAGCCGAAGAATTTTCGAATATTAGGGAGATCCAACTCCAAGTGACGACACTGTTGTTCGGGTTgtggagacagcgaggagacacgaaTGAAGACGACGTGAGAGGAAGGCGTAAAAAACAGGGAAAGGACCCCACGTCGTGGAGTTCTAAAAAActccagcggcgacgggaACGAAGGGCACGATTTAAGTGCCTGAGAGAGTTGCGCGTTTGTCCCTCTGAAATAGTGATAAAGGAAGAACGCTGGTCAGTGCCTATACTAGAAACTTTCAACGGTGGAAACTCTGACAGAAGAGGGGCGAAGGTGTCTTTTCACCGCCAAACAGAGCCACTCCGGACAACGCCAGGCATAAATTCTGACGAATCACAGGTCTGGGAGACGTCAGAGGAGGGGAGCTGCGTGGTCGACGATGGTAACCTTATGCTGTTGATGGGAAGAAGTGATGCGGACACACAGAAAGCATTTTCGATCGAGTACGGATGGGAGGTACTGTCGACCGCTTGGAGGGAGGATAACGCCGAGTTGAGCGGCtacgacggagaagaggacTCAAGTGGCGCTGAAGGAATGGAAATAGAGAAGAGAAATGGACCGCTTTCCTCAGGTGAAGGGGATGGTAGAGAGAGGCAGCCAAAGTGGGGATCGAATAGAGCCTACCAAGAAGATTGCCAAAGCTCTGTAGAGCGGCAAGATCAACACGCGGGAAGaaacgagggcggcgagacaAATCACAACAGGAAGTCGTGGCCTCCCAGAACAATGAAGCACTTCCGAGATGaccgtgcctctctctctttctgttGCCGCCGGGTTCAACTTtcccttctccctcttcgccaGCTTATGTACCATGATTTCCTCGCATAA